A DNA window from Coffea arabica cultivar ET-39 chromosome 6c, Coffea Arabica ET-39 HiFi, whole genome shotgun sequence contains the following coding sequences:
- the LOC113691486 gene encoding myosin-17-like isoform X1 produces MASPVNIIVGSHVWVEDPVLAWIDGEVTQINGQDVHVHTTNGKKVVANISKAFPEDTEAPPGGVDDMTKLSYLHEPGVLQNLATRYELNEIYTYTGNILIAVNPFQKIPHLYDSNMMEQYKGTGFGELSPHVFAIADVSYRQMINEGKSNSILVSGESGAGKTETTKMLMRYLAYLGGRSGVEGRTVEQQVLESNPVLEAFGNAKTVRNNNSSRFGKFVEIQFDKSGRISGAAIRTYLLERSRVCQISTPERNYHCFYLLCAAPPEEKERYKLGNPKIFHYLNQSNCYELDGVNDGEEYVATRRAMDIVGINEEEQEAIFRVVAAILHLGNVDFAKGQEIDSSVIKDEKSRFHLDVTAELLKCDAKSLEDALIKRVMVTPEEVITRTLDPEAATGSRDALAKTIYSRLFDWIVEKINISIGQDPNSKSIIGVLDIYGFESFKQNSFEQFCINFTNEKLQQHFNQHVFKMEQEEYEKEQINWSYIEFVDNQDVLDLIEKKPGGIIALLDEACMFPKSTHETFAQKLYQTFAKNKRFIKPKLSRTNFTISHYAGEVTYMADLFLDKNKDYVVAEHQDLLTASKCPFVAGLFPPLPEESSKSSKFSSIGSRFKLQLQSLMETLSSTEPHYIRCVKPNNELKPAIFENLNVIQQLRCGGVLEAIRISCAGYPTRRSFDEFLLRFGVLAPEVLDGSYDDKVACQMILDKMGLKGYQMGKTKVFLRAGQMAELDARRAEVLGNAARIIQRQIRTYIARKEFITTRQAAIQMQSCWRGILARKLYEQLRRQAAALKIQKNFRCYVAWKSYSTLQHSAITLQTGMRALSARNEFRYRKQTKAAIKIQAHVRCYRDWSYYKSLQRAALVTQCGWRARVARRELRKLKMAARETGALKEAKDKLEKKVEELTWRLQFEKRLRTELEETKAQEITKLQEALQAMQVQVDEANAKVIKEREAARKAIEEAPPVIKETPVIVQDTEKVEALTAEVEQLKASLNSERQAAEAAKKASIDAEARNSEQAKKLEDAERKVDQLQESLQRLEEKLSNTESENQVLRQQALAMSPTGKTISARPKTTIIQRTPENGNIPNGETKVAHDMTLAIASPKESESEEKPQKFLNEKQQENQDLLIKCISQDLGFSGGKPIAACLIYKCLLHWRSFEVERTTVFDRIIQTIASAIEVSDNNDTLTYWLCNTSTLLMLLQHTLKATGAASLTPQRRRSSSASLFGRMSQGLRGSPQSAGLSFLNGRVLGRLDDLRQVEAKYPALLFKQQLTAFLEKIYGMIRDNLKKEISPLLGLCIQAPRTSRASLVKGRSQANAVAQQALIAHWQSIVKSLNNYLNIMKANSVPPFLVRKVFTQIFSFINVQLFNSLLLRRECCSFSNGEYVKAGLAELEQWCCSATEEFVGSAWDELKHIRQAVGFLVIHQKPKKTLHEITNELCSELSIQQLYRISTMYWDDKYGTHSVSSDVISNMRVMMTEDSNNAVSSSFLLDDDSSIPFSVDDISKSMQPVDVADIEPPPLIRENSGFAFLH; encoded by the exons ATG GCATCGCCAGTTAATATTATTGTTGGCTCTCATGTATGGGTTGAGGATCCAGTCTTGGCGTGGATCGATGGGGAAGTAACTCAAATTAATGGTCAAGATGTTCATGTTCACACAACAAATGGGAAAAAA GTTGTTGCAAACATTTCAAAAGCATTTCCAGAGGATACCGAAGCTCCTCCTGGAGGTGTGGATGACATGACTAAGCTCTCTTACTTGCATGAACCAGGTGTTCTGCAAAACCTGGCTACCAGATATGAACTCAATGAAATATAT ACATACACAGGAAATATATTGATAGCAGTGAATCCTTTTCAAAAAATACCTCACCTGTATGATAGTAACATGATGGAACAATATAAAGGAACAGGATTTGGAGAGCTTAGTCCACATGTATTTGCAATTGCCGATGTTTCATACAG GCAAATGATCAATGAGGGAAAGAGCAACTCAATTTTGGTCAGTGGTGAAAGCGGTGCTGGTAAAACTGAAACAACGAAGATGCTCATGAGATATCTTGCATACCTGGGCGGTCGTTCTGGAGTTGAAGGGCGGACGGTCGAACAGCAAGTTCTAGAA TCCAATCCTGTTCTTGAAGCATTTGGAAATGCTAAAACTGTGAGGAACAATAACTCAAG TcgttttggtaaatttgttgAGATACAATTTGATAAGAGCGGGAGGATATCTGGGGCAGCTATACGAACTTACCTGCTGGAAAGATCTCGTGTATGCCAGATCTCTACTCCTGAGAGAAATTACCACTGCTTTTATCTTCTTTGTGCAGCACCACCGGAG GAGAAGGAGAGGTATAAGTTGGGAAATCCAAAAATATTTCATTATCTCAATCAGTCCAATTGTTATGAGCTTGATGGAGTTAATGATGGTGAAGAATATGTTGCAACAAGAAGGGCTATGGATATAGTTGGAATCAATGAGGAAGAACAG GAGGCAATATTCAGGGTTGTGGCTGCAATTCTTCACCTGGGTAATGTTGACTTTGCAAAGGGGCAGGAGATAGATTCTTCTGTGATCAAGGATGAGAAATCTAGGTTCCATCTTGATGTGACAGCTGAATTGCTCAA GTGTGATGCTAAGAGCTTGGAAGACGCACTCATTAAGCGTGTGATGGTGACACCTGAGGAGGTTATCACAAGGACTCTTGATCCAGAAGCAGCTACTGGTAGCAGGGACGCTTTGGCTAAGACGATATATTCTCGTCTATTTGACTG GATTGTGGAgaaaataaatatatcaatTGGTCAGGATCCGAACTCAAAATCAATAATAGGAGTTCTTGATATATATGGGTTTGAAAGTTTTAAGCAGAATAG CTTTGAACAGTTCTGCATTAATTTTACCAATGAAAAGCTGCAGCAACATTTCAACCAG CATGTATTTAAAATGGAACAAGAAGAGTATGAGAAGGAACAAATTAATTGGAGCTACATAGAGTTTGTTGATAACCAAGATGTTTTGGATCTGATTGAAAAG AAACCTGGAGGAATCATTGCACTTCTGGATGAAGCATG CATGTTCCCCAAATCGACCCATGAAACATTTGCTCAGAAGTTGTACCAAACATTTGCAAAGAATAAGCGCTTCATCAAACCTAAGCTTTCGCGCACCAATTTTACAATATCTCACTATGCAGGAGAG GTTACGTATATGGCAGATCTGTTTCTGGATAAAAACAAAGATTATGTGGTGGCAGAACATCAGGATCTTCTGACAGCTTCAAAGTGTCCCTTTGTAGCTGGTTTATTTCCTCCACTTCCTGAAGAATCATCAAAGTCATCCAAATTTTCTTCTATCGGGTCCCGCTTTAAG CTTCAACTCCAATCTTTAATGGAGACCTTGAGTTCAACAGAACCTCACTACATTCGAtgtgtgaagcccaataatgaatTGAAGCCTGCTATTTTTGAGAATCTGAATGTCATCCAGCAGTTGCGGTGTGGT GGTGTTCTGGAAGCTATCAGAATCAGCTGTGCTGGATACCCCACTAGGCGaagttttgatgaatttcttctGCGATTTGGTGTTCTTGCTCCAGAAGTTCTGGATGGAAG CTATGATGACAAGGTTGCGTGCCAAATGATTCTGGACAAAATGGGATTAAAAGGCTATCAG ATGGGCAAGACAAAAGTCTTCCTAAGAGCTGGTCAAATGGCCGAGCTAGATGCGAGAAGAGCAGAGGTCCTTGGAAATGCAGCCAGGATTATTCAAAGACAGATTCGAACTTACATTGCTAGGAAGGAGTTCATCACAACTCGCCAGGCAGCAATTCAAATGCAATCATGTTGGCGAG GTATATTAGCTCGCAAGCTATATGAACAATTACGCCGTCAAGCAGCTGCTCTGAAGATACAGAAGAACTTCCGCTGTTATGTTGCTTGGAAATCGTACTCAACATTGCAGCATTCTGCTATCACATTGCAGACAGGCATGAGAGCATTGAGTGCCAGGAATGAATTCAGATATCGGAAACAAACAAAGGCTGCTATTAAAATCCAG GCTCATGTGCGTTGCTACAGGGATTGGTCTTACTACAAAAGTCTGCAGAGGGCTGCTCTTGTTACTCAATGTGGTTGGAGAGCACGAGTGGCAAGGAGGGAGCTTCGCAAGCTTAAAATG GCCGCAAGGGAAACTGGTGCTCTCAAAGAAGCAAAGGACAAGCTGGAAAAGAAAGTGGAAGAACTTACATGGCGGTTGCAATTTGAAAAACGATTACGG ACTGAACTGGAAGAAACGAAAGCCCAGGAAATTACAAAATTACAGGAGGCTTTGCAGGCAATGCAAGTTCAAGTAGATGAAGCAAATGCTAAAGTTATTAAAGAACGGGAAGCAGCAAGAAAAGCCATTGAAGAAGCTCCTCCTGTGATTAAGGAAACCCCTGTTATAGTTCAAGATACTGAAAAAGTTGAAGCATTAACAGCTGAGGTTGAACAATTAAAG GCTTCATTGAATTCTGAAAGGCAAGCTGCAGAAGCAGCAAAGAAGGCTTCTATAGATGCTGAGGCCAGAAATTCAGAACAGGCTAAAAAACTTGAAGATGCAGAACGGAAAGTGGATCAGCTGCAGGAGTCTCTGCAGAG GCTTGAAGAGAAGCTCTCGAATACTGAATCAGAGAATCAAGTTCTTCGTCAACAAGCTTTGGCAATGTCTCCCACTGGAAAAACTATTTCTGCAAGACCAAAAACAACTATTATACAG AGAACTCCGGAGAATGGAAATATTCCAAATGGTGAAACCAAGGTTGCACAT GACATGACTCTTGCTATAGCCAGTCCAAAAGAGTCTGAATCTGAGGAAAAACCACAAAAGTTTCTTAATGAAAAGCAGCAG GAGAACCAAGACTTGCTCATCAAGTGCATCTCTCAAGATTTGGGATTTTCTGGTGGCAAACCAATTGCTGCTTGTTTGATTTACAAATGCCTTCTTCATTGGAGATCATTTGAAGTTGAGAGGACTACAGTGTTTGACAGAATCATCCAAACAATAGCTTCAGCAATAGAG GTCTCAGACAACAATGATACATTAACTTACTGGTTGTGTAATACTTCTACGCTGTTAATGCTGCTCCAACACACACTCAAAGCCACTGGGGCAGCTAGTTTGACTCCTCAAAGGCGGAGGTCATCATCAGCCTCACTTTTTGGGAGGATGTCTCAA GGATTACGGGGATCTCCACAAAGTGCTGGGCTCTCATTTCTTAATGGCCGGGTGCTTGGTAGACTGGATGACTTGCGTCAAGTTGAGGCTAAATATCCTGCTTTGCTGTTCAAGCAGCAGCTTACTGCTTTCCTTGAGAAGATCTATGGGATGATTAGGGACAATTTAAAGAAAGAGATTTCTCCATTGCTTGGCTTGTGCATCCAG GCTCCTAGGACATCTCGTGCTAGTTTAGTAAAAGGACGCTCTCAAGCTAATGCTGTTGCTCAACAAGCTTTGATTGCTCATTGGCAGAGCATTGTGAAAAGCCTAAATAATTACTTGAACATAATGAAAGCAAACTCC GTTCCTCCCTTCTTGGTCCGTAAGGTTTTCACTCAGATATTTTCTTTCATCAATGTTCAACTTTTTAACAG TCTTCTTTTGCGGCGTGAGTGTTGCTCCTTCAGCAATGGGGAGTATGTCAAGGCTGGGCTCGCCGAATTAGAGCAATGGTGTTGTTCTGCAACTGAAGAA TTTGTAGGCTCCGCATGGGATGAACTGAAGCATATCAGACAGGCTGTTGGCTTCCTA GTTATTCATCAAAAGCCCAAAAAGACATTGCATGAAATCACAAATGAGCTTTGTTCG GAGCTTAGCATACAGCAGTTGTACAGGATAAGTACAATGTACTGGGATGACAAGTATGGCACCCACAGCGTTTCTTCAGAT GTTATTTCAAATATGAGAGTTATGATGACAGAGGACTCTAACAATGCAGTTAGCAGTTCCTTTTTGTTGGATGATGACTCAAG CATCCCATTCTCTGTGGATGACATCTCCAAATCAATGCAACCAGTGGATGTTGCTGACATTGAGCCTCCGCCACTAATCCGAGAGAATTCAGGTTTTGCATTTTTGCATTAG
- the LOC113691486 gene encoding myosin-17-like isoform X2: protein MASPVNIIVGSHVWVEDPVLAWIDGEVTQINGQDVHVHTTNGKKVVANISKAFPEDTEAPPGGVDDMTKLSYLHEPGVLQNLATRYELNEIYTYTGNILIAVNPFQKIPHLYDSNMMEQYKGTGFGELSPHVFAIADVSYRQMINEGKSNSILVSGESGAGKTETTKMLMRYLAYLGGRSGVEGRTVEQQVLESNPVLEAFGNAKTVRNNNSSRFGKFVEIQFDKSGRISGAAIRTYLLERSRVCQISTPERNYHCFYLLCAAPPEEKERYKLGNPKIFHYLNQSNCYELDGVNDGEEYVATRRAMDIVGINEEEQEAIFRVVAAILHLGNVDFAKGQEIDSSVIKDEKSRFHLDVTAELLKCDAKSLEDALIKRVMVTPEEVITRTLDPEAATGSRDALAKTIYSRLFDWIVEKINISIGQDPNSKSIIGVLDIYGFESFKQNSFEQFCINFTNEKLQQHFNQHVFKMEQEEYEKEQINWSYIEFVDNQDVLDLIEKKPGGIIALLDEACMFPKSTHETFAQKLYQTFAKNKRFIKPKLSRTNFTISHYAGEVTYMADLFLDKNKDYVVAEHQDLLTASKCPFVAGLFPPLPEESSKSSKFSSIGSRFKLQLQSLMETLSSTEPHYIRCVKPNNELKPAIFENLNVIQQLRCGGVLEAIRISCAGYPTRRSFDEFLLRFGVLAPEVLDGSYDDKVACQMILDKMGLKGYQMGKTKVFLRAGQMAELDARRAEVLGNAARIIQRQIRTYIARKEFITTRQAAIQMQSCWRGILARKLYEQLRRQAAALKIQKNFRCYVAWKSYSTLQHSAITLQTGMRALSARNEFRYRKQTKAAIKIQAHVRCYRDWSYYKSLQRAALVTQCGWRARVARRELRKLKMAARETGALKEAKDKLEKKVEELTWRLQFEKRLRTELEETKAQEITKLQEALQAMQVQVDEANAKVIKEREAARKAIEEAPPVIKETPVIVQDTEKVEALTAEVEQLKASLNSERQAAEAAKKASIDAEARNSEQAKKLEDAERKVDQLQESLQRLEEKLSNTESENQVLRQQALAMSPTGKTISARPKTTIIQRTPENGNIPNGETKVAHDMTLAIASPKESESEEKPQKFLNEKQQENQDLLIKCISQDLGFSGGKPIAACLIYKCLLHWRSFEVERTTVFDRIIQTIASAIEVSDNNDTLTYWLCNTSTLLMLLQHTLKATGAASLTPQRRRSSSASLFGRMSQGLRGSPQSAGLSFLNGRVLGRLDDLRQVEAKYPALLFKQQLTAFLEKIYGMIRDNLKKEISPLLGLCIQAPRTSRASLVKGRSQANAVAQQALIAHWQSIVKSLNNYLNIMKANSVPPFLVRKVFTQIFSFINVQLFNSLLLRRECCSFSNGEYVKAGLAELEQWCCSATEEFVGSAWDELKHIRQAVGFLVIHQKPKKTLHEITNELCSELSIQQLYRISTMYWDDKYGTHSVSSDHPILCG, encoded by the exons ATG GCATCGCCAGTTAATATTATTGTTGGCTCTCATGTATGGGTTGAGGATCCAGTCTTGGCGTGGATCGATGGGGAAGTAACTCAAATTAATGGTCAAGATGTTCATGTTCACACAACAAATGGGAAAAAA GTTGTTGCAAACATTTCAAAAGCATTTCCAGAGGATACCGAAGCTCCTCCTGGAGGTGTGGATGACATGACTAAGCTCTCTTACTTGCATGAACCAGGTGTTCTGCAAAACCTGGCTACCAGATATGAACTCAATGAAATATAT ACATACACAGGAAATATATTGATAGCAGTGAATCCTTTTCAAAAAATACCTCACCTGTATGATAGTAACATGATGGAACAATATAAAGGAACAGGATTTGGAGAGCTTAGTCCACATGTATTTGCAATTGCCGATGTTTCATACAG GCAAATGATCAATGAGGGAAAGAGCAACTCAATTTTGGTCAGTGGTGAAAGCGGTGCTGGTAAAACTGAAACAACGAAGATGCTCATGAGATATCTTGCATACCTGGGCGGTCGTTCTGGAGTTGAAGGGCGGACGGTCGAACAGCAAGTTCTAGAA TCCAATCCTGTTCTTGAAGCATTTGGAAATGCTAAAACTGTGAGGAACAATAACTCAAG TcgttttggtaaatttgttgAGATACAATTTGATAAGAGCGGGAGGATATCTGGGGCAGCTATACGAACTTACCTGCTGGAAAGATCTCGTGTATGCCAGATCTCTACTCCTGAGAGAAATTACCACTGCTTTTATCTTCTTTGTGCAGCACCACCGGAG GAGAAGGAGAGGTATAAGTTGGGAAATCCAAAAATATTTCATTATCTCAATCAGTCCAATTGTTATGAGCTTGATGGAGTTAATGATGGTGAAGAATATGTTGCAACAAGAAGGGCTATGGATATAGTTGGAATCAATGAGGAAGAACAG GAGGCAATATTCAGGGTTGTGGCTGCAATTCTTCACCTGGGTAATGTTGACTTTGCAAAGGGGCAGGAGATAGATTCTTCTGTGATCAAGGATGAGAAATCTAGGTTCCATCTTGATGTGACAGCTGAATTGCTCAA GTGTGATGCTAAGAGCTTGGAAGACGCACTCATTAAGCGTGTGATGGTGACACCTGAGGAGGTTATCACAAGGACTCTTGATCCAGAAGCAGCTACTGGTAGCAGGGACGCTTTGGCTAAGACGATATATTCTCGTCTATTTGACTG GATTGTGGAgaaaataaatatatcaatTGGTCAGGATCCGAACTCAAAATCAATAATAGGAGTTCTTGATATATATGGGTTTGAAAGTTTTAAGCAGAATAG CTTTGAACAGTTCTGCATTAATTTTACCAATGAAAAGCTGCAGCAACATTTCAACCAG CATGTATTTAAAATGGAACAAGAAGAGTATGAGAAGGAACAAATTAATTGGAGCTACATAGAGTTTGTTGATAACCAAGATGTTTTGGATCTGATTGAAAAG AAACCTGGAGGAATCATTGCACTTCTGGATGAAGCATG CATGTTCCCCAAATCGACCCATGAAACATTTGCTCAGAAGTTGTACCAAACATTTGCAAAGAATAAGCGCTTCATCAAACCTAAGCTTTCGCGCACCAATTTTACAATATCTCACTATGCAGGAGAG GTTACGTATATGGCAGATCTGTTTCTGGATAAAAACAAAGATTATGTGGTGGCAGAACATCAGGATCTTCTGACAGCTTCAAAGTGTCCCTTTGTAGCTGGTTTATTTCCTCCACTTCCTGAAGAATCATCAAAGTCATCCAAATTTTCTTCTATCGGGTCCCGCTTTAAG CTTCAACTCCAATCTTTAATGGAGACCTTGAGTTCAACAGAACCTCACTACATTCGAtgtgtgaagcccaataatgaatTGAAGCCTGCTATTTTTGAGAATCTGAATGTCATCCAGCAGTTGCGGTGTGGT GGTGTTCTGGAAGCTATCAGAATCAGCTGTGCTGGATACCCCACTAGGCGaagttttgatgaatttcttctGCGATTTGGTGTTCTTGCTCCAGAAGTTCTGGATGGAAG CTATGATGACAAGGTTGCGTGCCAAATGATTCTGGACAAAATGGGATTAAAAGGCTATCAG ATGGGCAAGACAAAAGTCTTCCTAAGAGCTGGTCAAATGGCCGAGCTAGATGCGAGAAGAGCAGAGGTCCTTGGAAATGCAGCCAGGATTATTCAAAGACAGATTCGAACTTACATTGCTAGGAAGGAGTTCATCACAACTCGCCAGGCAGCAATTCAAATGCAATCATGTTGGCGAG GTATATTAGCTCGCAAGCTATATGAACAATTACGCCGTCAAGCAGCTGCTCTGAAGATACAGAAGAACTTCCGCTGTTATGTTGCTTGGAAATCGTACTCAACATTGCAGCATTCTGCTATCACATTGCAGACAGGCATGAGAGCATTGAGTGCCAGGAATGAATTCAGATATCGGAAACAAACAAAGGCTGCTATTAAAATCCAG GCTCATGTGCGTTGCTACAGGGATTGGTCTTACTACAAAAGTCTGCAGAGGGCTGCTCTTGTTACTCAATGTGGTTGGAGAGCACGAGTGGCAAGGAGGGAGCTTCGCAAGCTTAAAATG GCCGCAAGGGAAACTGGTGCTCTCAAAGAAGCAAAGGACAAGCTGGAAAAGAAAGTGGAAGAACTTACATGGCGGTTGCAATTTGAAAAACGATTACGG ACTGAACTGGAAGAAACGAAAGCCCAGGAAATTACAAAATTACAGGAGGCTTTGCAGGCAATGCAAGTTCAAGTAGATGAAGCAAATGCTAAAGTTATTAAAGAACGGGAAGCAGCAAGAAAAGCCATTGAAGAAGCTCCTCCTGTGATTAAGGAAACCCCTGTTATAGTTCAAGATACTGAAAAAGTTGAAGCATTAACAGCTGAGGTTGAACAATTAAAG GCTTCATTGAATTCTGAAAGGCAAGCTGCAGAAGCAGCAAAGAAGGCTTCTATAGATGCTGAGGCCAGAAATTCAGAACAGGCTAAAAAACTTGAAGATGCAGAACGGAAAGTGGATCAGCTGCAGGAGTCTCTGCAGAG GCTTGAAGAGAAGCTCTCGAATACTGAATCAGAGAATCAAGTTCTTCGTCAACAAGCTTTGGCAATGTCTCCCACTGGAAAAACTATTTCTGCAAGACCAAAAACAACTATTATACAG AGAACTCCGGAGAATGGAAATATTCCAAATGGTGAAACCAAGGTTGCACAT GACATGACTCTTGCTATAGCCAGTCCAAAAGAGTCTGAATCTGAGGAAAAACCACAAAAGTTTCTTAATGAAAAGCAGCAG GAGAACCAAGACTTGCTCATCAAGTGCATCTCTCAAGATTTGGGATTTTCTGGTGGCAAACCAATTGCTGCTTGTTTGATTTACAAATGCCTTCTTCATTGGAGATCATTTGAAGTTGAGAGGACTACAGTGTTTGACAGAATCATCCAAACAATAGCTTCAGCAATAGAG GTCTCAGACAACAATGATACATTAACTTACTGGTTGTGTAATACTTCTACGCTGTTAATGCTGCTCCAACACACACTCAAAGCCACTGGGGCAGCTAGTTTGACTCCTCAAAGGCGGAGGTCATCATCAGCCTCACTTTTTGGGAGGATGTCTCAA GGATTACGGGGATCTCCACAAAGTGCTGGGCTCTCATTTCTTAATGGCCGGGTGCTTGGTAGACTGGATGACTTGCGTCAAGTTGAGGCTAAATATCCTGCTTTGCTGTTCAAGCAGCAGCTTACTGCTTTCCTTGAGAAGATCTATGGGATGATTAGGGACAATTTAAAGAAAGAGATTTCTCCATTGCTTGGCTTGTGCATCCAG GCTCCTAGGACATCTCGTGCTAGTTTAGTAAAAGGACGCTCTCAAGCTAATGCTGTTGCTCAACAAGCTTTGATTGCTCATTGGCAGAGCATTGTGAAAAGCCTAAATAATTACTTGAACATAATGAAAGCAAACTCC GTTCCTCCCTTCTTGGTCCGTAAGGTTTTCACTCAGATATTTTCTTTCATCAATGTTCAACTTTTTAACAG TCTTCTTTTGCGGCGTGAGTGTTGCTCCTTCAGCAATGGGGAGTATGTCAAGGCTGGGCTCGCCGAATTAGAGCAATGGTGTTGTTCTGCAACTGAAGAA TTTGTAGGCTCCGCATGGGATGAACTGAAGCATATCAGACAGGCTGTTGGCTTCCTA GTTATTCATCAAAAGCCCAAAAAGACATTGCATGAAATCACAAATGAGCTTTGTTCG GAGCTTAGCATACAGCAGTTGTACAGGATAAGTACAATGTACTGGGATGACAAGTATGGCACCCACAGCGTTTCTTCAGAT CATCCCATTCTCTGTGGATGA
- the LOC113694187 gene encoding glycerophosphocholine acyltransferase 1-like, with protein MYSNGESSSPEDSNGESNGGLIRKRLRDRSEKVAKTKEMLSKQAVQTKQILSKHADKIAKRAEEHERFINKVTYLLSVLGFGTFCFLLGARPQDVPYAYCLLYVIFVPLRWIYYRYKKWHYYLLDFCYYANTLFLVMLLCFPRNEKFFMICFSFAEGPLAWALIVWRCSLVFNSFDKIVSVFIHLLPGLVFFTIRWWDPVFFEAMHPEGTPRRPSWPYVESKYNLWTWLFLVPLVAYCLWQALYFLIVDVLRRQRLLQDPEVMTSYRELSKKAQKANNIWWRLSGILGDQNRLLMYIVLQGIFTVATMALTVPIFLSYKLSVFFQILKLSATVWNGGNFLLEVMPRQYVLKEKKKSEGKREQTIEDQSIAPENSMSSYGKCVPQTMQTEQDQPMELEALMGTSNSAEMQESS; from the exons atgtaTAGCAACGGAGAATCTTCTTCTCCGGAGGACTCCAATGGCGAATCAAATGGAGGGTTGATTCGAAAAAGGCTCAGAGATCGATCAGAG AAAGTGGCTAAAACGAAAGAGATGTTGTCGAAGCAAGCAGTTCAAACCAAACAGATCTTGTCTAAACATGCAGATAAGATTGCCAAACGGGCTGAAGAACACGAAAGATTCATCAACAAG GTGACTTATTTGTTGAGTGTTCTTGGGTTTGGAACATTCTGCTTTCTGTTGGGTGCCA GGCCTCAAGATGTCCCTTATGCATATTGTTTGCTCTATGTCATATTTGTTCCTCTACGGTGGATTTATTATCGATACAAGAAATGGCATTATTATCTCTTG GACTTCTGCTACTACGCCAACACACTATTCTTGGTCATGCTTCTTTGTTTTCCTAGAAACGAGAAGTTTTTCATGATTTGCTTCTCTTTTGCAGAG GGTCCACTAGCTTGGGCACTGATTGTGTGGAGATGCAGCTTAGTCTTTAATTCTTTCGACAAAATTGTAAGCGTCTTCATACATCTTTTGCCTG GGTTGGTTTTCTTCACAATTCGATGGTGGGATCCTGTGTTTTTTGAAGCCATGCACCCTGAGGGGACTCCTCGCAGACCTTCATGGCCTTATGTAGAAAGCAAGTATAACCTCTGGACGTGGCTATTTCTTGTTCCATTAGTTGCTTACTGTCTCTGGCAGGCTCTTTATTTTCTCATTGTAGATGTCCTCCGTAGGCAGAGACTTTTACAGGACCCTGAAGTTATGACCTCTTACAG AGAGCTCTCCAAAAAAGCACAGAAAGCTAACAACATATGGTGGCGTTTAAGTGGTATTCTTGGAGATCAGAACCGGTTGCTTATGTATATTGTCCTCCAAGGAATATTTACAGTGGCAACAATGGCACTTACAGTACCCATATTTTTGTCCTACAAATTGTCTGTCTTTTTCCAAATCCTTAAACTCTCTGCAACTGTATGGAATGGAGGGAACTTTTTACTTGAAGTAATGCCAAGACAGTACGTACttaaagagaagaagaaatcaGAGGGCAAACGGGAGCAGACTATCGAAGACCAGTCAATTGCCCCGGAGAATTCGATGAGCTCATATGGTAAATGCGTTCCTCAAACTATGCAGACTGAACAAGACCAGCCCATGGAACTTGAAGCCTTGATGGGAACAAGTAATTCGGCTGAGATGCAAGAGTCCTCTTAG